Genomic DNA from Simiduia curdlanivorans:
GGCCACCATTCAAAGTGCTTTGGGCGTGCAATTTCGCATTACTGGTTTAGACAATGTGGCGGAGGCGTCAGAACTTGCCCTGCTATTGCGCTCCGGTGCTTTGGCCGCGCCTATGTACTTTGTTGAAGAGCGTACCATCGGCCCATCACTGGGTGCCGAAAATATTCGCTTGGGTGTGACCTCTGTTCAAATCGCCTTCGCCGTTGTACTAATTTTTATGGTGCTTTACTACAAGGTGTTTGGTTTGGCAGCCAATATCGCGCTGGCGGCCAACGTGGTGCTTTTGGCGGCGTGTATGTCGCTGTTAAGCGCCACCTTAACCCTGCCCGGTATTGCCGGTATCGTGTTGACGGTGGGTATGGCGGTGGATGCTAACGTGCTTATTTTCTCCCGAATAAAGGAGGAAATAGCCAACGGCCTGCCGACCCAGTCGGCCATTAATGCCGGTTATGAACGGGCGTTTACCACCATTCTCGATGCCAACGTCACCACCTTGATTGTTGCAGTGATTCTTTATGCGATTGGAACCGGCCCCGTTAAAGGCTTTGCGGTAACGCTGAGCTTGGTATTTTAACCTCCATGTTTACGGCCATTATGGTGTCACGTTTAGTGATCAATACCATTTATGGCGGCCGTAGCGTGAAGAAAGTGTGGATTTGAGGGCGCGACCATGAGCATTGCAAATAAAACAATTAATTTTATGGGTAGCCGCATTATCGCTACCGTTTTTTTCCGCCTTACTTCTGATTGGCTCTATTGGTTCGCTGGCGGTTAACGGTTTGCAGTTCGGTTTAGATTTTACCGGCGGTATGCAAATTGAAGTGCGCTACGAACACAAGGCCGACCTAGAGCAGATTCGCACCACCTTAACCGACGCCAATTACAGCAATGTAATTGTGGTGAATTTTGGCTCCGATGAAGATGTGCTGATTCGCATGCAGCAGGACTTTACCGAGAGTTTAGGTAATGAAGTTGTTGCGCAATTGAAGTCTCAAGAGAGTGGCAACATCGAATTGCGCCGGGTTGAGTTTGTCGGCCCGCAGGTGGGTGAAGAATTACGCGATAGCGGTGGCATTGGTATGCTATTTGCGCTCGTCGTGGTCATGGCCTATGTGGCGCTGCGCTTCCAGTGGAAGTTTGCGGTGGCGGCAGTGGCGGCCTTGGTGCACGACGTGATCATTACCTTGGGCTTTTTCTCGCTGTTTAAGATAGGTTTTGATCTATCGGTGTTGGCGGCGGTGTTGGCCGTGGTGGGTTACTCGTTAAACGATACTATTGTGGTGTTTGACCGGGTGCGGGAAAACTTCCCTGTGTTGCGTAAGACGGAATCGCTGGAAGTGGTTAACGTGTCGCTGACGCAAACCTTAGACCGTACATTAATGACCTCCGGTACAACCTTAATCGTACTGATTGTGTTGTACATGTATGGCGGTGAGTTATTGCAAGGTTTCTCTGCGGCATTGTTGGTGGGTATTGTGATTGGTACTTACTCATCCATCTATGTGGCGTCGAATTTGCTGTTGAGTTTGCATATCGTCAAAGAGGATTTAATGCCACCGGTGAAGGAAGGGGCAGAGATAGACGATCTCCCTTAACGGTATTTAAATGGCGGCTTCGGCCGCCATTTTTGTATTTGGTGTACTATGCCATATCTGAATTGTGCCAGCGCGGATTGCGATTATGAGCGACAGTGAAAGCCCGAGAGAAACGCTAGGCTATTTATCCCTGAGTTTTGCGGATTTGACTAAGGCCTCCCCGGAAGAGATGCGCGCGCAACTGGAGCGTTATAACCGTATTTTTCATGGTAGCGGTTGTGGCTTTTGGGAGTGGAACCTAGATACCAATCAGCTCTATTGGGAAGGGCGCTTCTGGGATGGCTTAGGTTACGATGCTGAGGTTCGAAGCAGCATGACCAGTGCATCGGATATGTTTAATTTTGTTCATCCAGACGACGTGGCAGTAATTGAAGCTGCGGTGCAAAGCCATGTCATCCACGGTGCGCCTTACAGTGCTGAATACCGTATCCGAAAAGCGGACGGCGATTATGCCTGGACTCAAACGCGGGGCTCCTCGCGCCGCGCCGCCGATGGCAAGGTGCATTTTTTATCCGGTGTAAACGTCGACATTACCGAGCTCAAGGAAACGGCCGCTCGCCTGACCGAGAGCGAGGCGCGCCACGAGCGTATTATTGAAGCGTCTAATGATGGTATTTGGGAGTGGAATCGCGAAGATAAAACCCTCGACTTTTCCAATCGCTGTTGGCAGCAGCTGGGTTACGAAGAGCACGATGAAGTGTTAACCCGCGGGCGCAATCGCCTGCAGCTGTGGTATGAACTCATGCACCCGGAGGACGTGTCGCGCTTTAAAGACACCTTAGCGACGCACATCAGTCAGGGCGTGCCCTTTGATATCGAATATCGCATGAAGGCCGTGGACGGCCGCTATCGTTGGATTAAAGGCAGAGGCTCTGCATCGTTAAATGCCGCCGGCGAAGTGGTGAGTATGGCCGGCAGTAATATGGACATTACTCTGATCAAGGAGGCCGAAGAGCGCGTGATGCAAGCCAAGGAGGCGGCTGAGCGAGCCAATCGCGCTAAATCGGAATTCTTGTCCAGTATGAGCCACGAGCTGCGCACGCCGCTAAATGCCATCATGGGCTTCGCCCAGCTATTTGATTACGACAATAATTTAACCAGTGAGCAGCAAGAAAATGTGCGCGAAATTCGCAAAGCCGGCAGCCATTTACTGCAGCTGATTAACGACGTGTTGGATTTGGCTAAAATTGAATCGGGCAAGCTCACCTTGTCTTTGGAGCCGGTGTTGCCAGCGCGCGTAGTGCGCGAGTGCGTGCAGTTGGTGCAGTCTTTGGCCGACAGTCGCGCCATTAAAATGAGCGTCGATTTCCGCAAATGGTCGGGCACCTATATTCATGCCGATAGTGTTCGGCTAAAGCAAGTTTTGCTCAACCTGATGAGCAATGCGATTAAATATAATCGCATGGGTGGTTCGGTTGAGGTGGTGTTTTATATGTCTGATGAAGAAAACGTGCGCATCGGCGTGCGCGATTCGGGCTATGGCATTCCCGAGGTGAAGCGCAAGGAGATGTACCAGCCGTTTAACCGGCTGGGCGCGGAGGGCGGAAAGATCGAAGGCAGCGGGGTCGGCTTGGTTATCACTCGGCGCTTAATGGAAATGATGGGCGGCACCATTGATTTCGAGAGCCGCGTTGGCCACGGCACAACCTTCTGGCTCACCTTTAAAAAATCCACCCAGCAAGATGCGGTGCCCTTCAATGTTACCAACACGCCATTGGCGCGCGCCGAGCTGAATATTTCCAAGCCCCATCGGGTGTTATATATCGAAGATAACCCATCCAATATTCGCGTTATTCGCCAGTTTTGCCAGCGCTTTGATTTGCTGCAATTGGAAGTCGCCGAAGAGGCCTTTTTCGGTTTGTATAAAGCGCGGACTTTTTTGCCCGACTTTATTATTCTGGATATTAATTTGCCGGGCATGGACGGCTACGAAGTGCTGGAGGTGTTAAAGGCCGATCCGCAATTGGCCGATATTCCGGTTATTGCGCTGTCTGCCAATGCCATGAGTTTTGATATCGAGCGAGGCAGGAAGGCCGGCTTTTTTGAATACCTGACCAAACCCGTGGATATAAACGCACTGATCTTAACGCTCAATCGCCTGGTCCGTTAAGCGCTTGATAGCCTCACCCTAGAGCGCAAAGAAGAAACATAAAAAACATAAAAAAGGGATGCATCTGCATCCCTTTTTTATGTCGCTGCTTTATTTGCCAATGTGGCCCATGTGGTTGCCGACAATTTGCAGCAGCGGCTTAAACACTTTTGGCCCGCCGCACACAACATTGCCGGTATCCATGTAGCTGTTGCCGCCTTTGAAGTCGGAGATTAGGCCACCGGCTTCTTTTATTAGCAGCACACCTGCGGCGATATCCCACTCATTTAAATTCATTTCCCAGAAGCCGTCGTAGCGACCAGCGGCAACGTAGGCGAGATCTAGCGAGGCGGCGCCTGGGCGGCGGATGCCCGCGGTTTGGCCGGCAATTTCTTTTACCGCAGCGAGGTAGGGGTCTATGTGCTCGAGCGCCCAGCCATTAAAAGGTATGCCGGTTCCGATCAAACCGCCTTCTAGGCCGCGACGTGAAGATACCCGAATGCGACGGCCATTGAGCATGGCGCCTTTGCCTTTACTGGCAGTGAATTCTTCGCGCTTCATGGGATCGTAAACCAGAGCGTGCTCTAAAACGCCTTTGCGTTTGCAGGCAATGGAAATAGCGAAATGGGGGATGCCGTTGATGAAGTTGGTGGTGCCGTCGAGCGGGTCGATAACCCATTCGTAATCGCTGTCGCCGCTCTTGCCGATGCTGAGGCCAGACTCTTCGCCGCGCATATTGTGATCTGGGTAGGCTTTGCGCAGGTGGTAGATCACCTCTTTCTCTGCTGCCCTGTCGACTTCGGTGACAAAGTCATTTTGGCCTTTGGTTTCAATAGCGACAAATTCTACACGCTCTAGCGCGCGTTCAATCAGTTCTCCAGCCTTGCGCGCAGCGCGCAGAGCAATGGTCAGCATGGGTTCCATGGGGACTCCGACAGGGCAGTTGAATTGTGAGGTCTGCTCATACCTATTTAATAGTCGCTGCTGAATGTCATTTATGTACTCAGCAAGGCAGAGGGTGCGAAGTGTAGTTACCTACATGAGCGGCCGAACAACGAAGCTGAGTGCATAAATGGCCTCAGCCCTACGGGTTGTGGCAGAAAAGTCGCCACTTATCGTTGCTCGTCGTTCATTTGGAGTGACCAAACATCACTCCTTGCGCCTAAATTGGCTACTTTTCCGTCACAACATCGACCATCAAATAGGTATGAGCAGGCCTAAGAGCGCAGTTACCGCTGTGTAGCGCCGGTGTTGGCGGCTACGGGATAATTGGGGGCGCGGATTATAACAGCACACTCGCTCCTTAGCATAGGGGCTGGGCGTTAAATAGCCACTATTTGGGTGGGCGCTGGCGTGGGCTTTTGCTACAATGCGCGCCATTTTTGCGCCCGTGGGTAATCACATGCCAGACAAGACAGAAGATTGGTTTCAGCAGGTCAGAATCGTACTGGTTAATACCAAGGCCTCTGGCAACATTGGCGGTGCCGCGCGGGCGATGAAAAATATGGGCCTAAGTAACCTGTGGCTAGTGGAGCCGCGCGAATATCCGTCGGCCGAGGCGACCTGGCGCGCCTCTAATGCCACCGACGTATTGGATGGTGCGCAAGTGGTGGCCACCTTGGCCGAGGCCATTGGCGACTGTGGCTTAGTGATAGGTACCAGCGCGCGCGGGCGCAGTATTCCCTGGCCGATAAAAACGCCGCGCGAGGCCGCCGGTCAAGTGGCAGCCGAGGCGCGCCAGCACAAGGTGGCTATCGTGTTTGGCCGCGAGGATCGCGGTTTGACCAACGAGGAGCTGCAGGCTTGTAATCTTCACCTGCACATTCCGGCCAATGAAGACTATAGCTCGCTCAATCTCGCCACTGCCGTGCAGGTCATCTGCTACGAGTTGCGCATGATGATGTTGGAGCAGCGCGATGGCAAAGCGCCGCATTTTGACGACTGGGATCAGCCGCCGGCCAACAGCAACGAGCTAGAGCATTACTATACCCACCTGCAAGAAACCCTGGAGCGGCTGGATTTCATCACCCACGACAACCCGCGCCAGACCATGACACGCCTGCGCCGGCTCTTTAACAGAGCGCGCTTGGACCAGATGGAGCTCAATATCCTGCGCGGCATTCTCACCGCCACCCAGAACTACATTTATCACACCGATCGCAAGGTGGCGGCGCTAAAGGCGGGCGGAGAGGGCGATGGGCCGGAAAAGCACTAATACCTGAGTGCTTTAGTAGGTTAAATACTTGACTAGATTAGTGGGGTATTTATAATGCTCCCATCGCCTGTGAGGCATAACTGTCTGATGGAACACGCTTATGAGACTGACAACTAAAGGTCGTTATGCGGTGACAGCCATGTTGGATTTGGCCATGCACATGCAACAAGGCCCCACGAGCCTAGCCGATATATCCAAGCGCCAGGAAATCTCGCTGTCTTATTTAGAGCAACTTTTCTCTAAATTGCGTCAATCTGAGTTGGTTACCAGTGTTAGGGGCCCAGGCGGTGGTTACCGCTTGAGCCGCGACGCCGATGATATTTTTGTCGCGCAAATTATCGACGCGGTTAATGAGTCTATCGATGCCACCAACTGCGGCGGCAGTGGCAATTGCCAGAACGGCAAAGTCTGCCTCACTCACAATTTGTGGAGTGATCTGAGTATGCAAATTCACCAATTTTTGAACTCTATTAGCCTGTCGGCCTTGATGCAGCGCCACGATGTGCGCGCCGTCTGCACCCGGCAGGATGCTGAGAACGAGGCCCAATCATTGGTTTTATCGGAGCTTGCGCCCCAGTGAAGTTGCCGGTCTATTTAGATTACGCCGCCACCACCCCCGTCGACCCGCGCGTGGCCGATGCTATGGCGCGCTGTTTAACCATGGACGGCATGTTTGCCAACCCGGCCTCGCGTTCGCACATCTACGGTTGGCAAGCCGAGGAGCAGGTTGAGTTGGCGCGGCGCCAAGTGGCTGAGCTATTAAGGGCCGACCCGCGCGAAGTGGTGTGGACCAGCGGCGCGACTGAATCGAACAATTTAGCGCTAAAGGGTGTGTTCGAAGCGCTGAATTTTCAAGGTCATTTAATCACCACGGCGGTTGAGCACAAGGCGGTGATTGACCCGGCCAAATGGTTAGAGGCGCGCGGTGTCGCCGTCACTTACCTGATGCCCGGCACAGATGGCCGCATCAGTGTCGAGCAGGTGCAGGCGGCGCTGCGCCCCGATACGCGGTTGGTGAGCGTTATGCACATTAATAACGAAACCGGCGTGGTCAACCCCGTGGCTGAAGTGGGCGCCCTTTGTCGCGCGGCCAATGTGCTGATGCATGTCGATGCCGCCCAATCGGCGGGCAAAATAGCCTTGGATGTGAGTGCTTTGCAGGTTGATTTGCTGAGCTTATCGGCACACAAATTTTATGGCCCCAAGGGCGTGGGAGCGCTTTATGTGCGCCGCGCTATTGCGCAGCAAGTTAAGCCGCAAATCCACGGCGGCGGTCACGAGCGCGGTTTGCGCTCTGGTACCTTGGCCACCCATCAGCTGGTGGGTATTGGCGAAGCGGCGCGATTGTGTGTCGAACAGCAGCAAGTTGATGCCGAGCGCACGGCGCGTTTGCGCGATCAGTTGTGGCAGGGTATTTCGACCTTGCCGGCCATTGCTCGCAATGGCTCAACCGAATGGCTGAGCCCGATTCACTTGAATGTTAATTTCGGCGCATTGGATGGTGAAACCCTGTTGTTGAGCTTGCGCGATATCGCGGTGTCTTCGGGCTCCGCTTGCACCTCCGCCAGTATGGAGCCGTCCTACGTATTGAAGGCCATGGGCTTGTCCGATGCACAGGCGCACAGTTCGGTGCGCATTTCCCTCGGGCGATTTACCACGGCTGAGGACGTGCAGCGCGCCGTGGCACATATCGTCGATGTTGTGGGCGCATTGCAGCCGGTGCACGGCTAATGGCTGGCATTGATCGACAAATTTTATTTCATGCGCAAGCTATTCCTTGCGCAACACTTGGCATGTAGAAGGTCCGTATGACTGAGCAAATAGACAAGGCACTGAAGCGCGAGTATGAAGCCGGTTTCGTGTCGGCGATCGAATCGGAAACTTTTGCCCCGGGTTTGGATGAAGACGTTATTCATCGTATCTCGGCCATGAAGGGCGAGCCCGAGTGGATGCTCGAGTGGCGGCTTAAAGCCTTCCGCAGCTGGCAAGAGATGGAAGAGCCCGAGTGGGCGCATGTGGTTTACGACAAAATAAACTACCAAGCCATTTCCTATTACTCGGCACCGAAAAGCATGAAGGACAGGCCTAAGTCTCTGGACGAGGTCGACCCCGAGCTGTTGCGCACCTATGAAAAGTTAGGCATTCCGCTGCTCGAGCAACAGATGTTGGCTGGTGTTGCGGTAGATGCCGTATTCGACTCGGTTTCTGTGGTCACCACCTTTCGCGAGAAGCTGGCCGAAGCCGGTGTGATTTTCTGCCCCATCTCTGAAGCCGTGCAAAGTCACCCGGAGCTGGTAAAAAAATATTTAGGCAGTGTGGTGCCGCCCAAAGATAATTATTTCGCTGCGCTAAATTGCGCCGTGTTTACCGATGGCTCCTTTGTTTACATTCCCAAAGGCACACGCTGCCCGATGGAGTTGTCGACTTACTTCCGCATTAACGAACAGAACACCGGTCAATTTGAGCGCACGCTTATCATCGCCGATGAGGGTAGCCATGTGAGCTACTTAGAGGGCTGTACCGCACCGCAGCGCGACGAAAACCAACTGCATGCGGCGGTGGTTGAATTGGTGGCGATGGACGATGCGGAAATAAAATACTCTACCGTGCAAAACTGGTATCCCGGTGACGAAAACGGCAAGGGCGGTATTTATAACTTTGTGACTAAGCGCGGCATCTGCCACGATCGCGCCAAAATCAGTTGGACCCAGGTGGAAACCGGTTCGGCGGTGACGTGGAAATACCCTAGCTGTATTTTGAAAGGCGATGACAGTATTGGCGAGTTTTATTCCGTTGCCTTAACACGCGGCAAGCAGCAGGCCGATACCGGCACGAAAATGATTCACCTCGGTAAAAATACCCGCTCTACCATTATTTCCAAGGGTATTTCCGCCGGCCGCAGTAATAATAGTTACCGCGGTCTGGTGCGCATGAACCCCGGTGCCCACGGCGCGCGCAATTTTACTCAGTGTGATTCCTTACTCATCGGCGATAAGTGCGGTGCACACACCTTTCCCTACGTAGAGAGCCGCAACCCGTCCGCCATTGTCGAGCACGAAGCGACAACCTCTAAGGTCAGCGATGACCAGATGTTTTTGTGTCAACAGCGCGGCTTGGATGCAGAGAAGGCGGTCTCCATGATCGTCAATGGTTTCTGTAAGGAAGTGTTTAAAGAACTGCCCATGGAGTTTGCCGTTGAAGCGGGCAAGCTGTTAGAAATTAGCCTCGAAGGCTCAGTGGGTTAAGTCGGATTTCAGGAAAATATTATGCTCTCGATTAAAAATTTACATGCGCGCGTTGAAGATAAAACCATTCTTAAGGGTCTGGAACTAGAGATAAAACCCGGCGAGGTGCACGCGATCATGGGCCCTAACGGCGCTGGCAAGAGCACCCTGGGTTACGTGCTTTCGGGCCGCCCCGGTTACGAAGTGGAGCAGGGCAGTGCCGAGCTAAATGGCCAGAACTTATTCGATATGGAAACCGAAGAGCGGGCCCGTGCCGGTGTGTTTTTGGCGTTTCAATACCCGGTGGAAATTCCCGGTGTTAGCAACCTCGAATTTTTAAAAGCCTCTGTGGATGCAGCGCGTAAAGCGCGCGACGAGGCGCCACTGAGCTCGGCCGAGTTTTTGAAATTGGCGCGCGTGGCCTGTAAGCAAGTGAATCTGCCGGTTGAGTTTTTAAAGCGCGGCGTTAACGAGGGTTTCTCCGGCGGCGAGAAAAAGCGCAACGAAATCATGCAGATGATTTTGCTAGAGCCGACCTTATGTATTCTCGATGAAACAGATTCTGGCTTAGATATCGATGCCCTTAAAGTAGTTGCCGAAGGCGTCAATAGCCAGCGCAGTGAAAAGCGCAGTTTTATCGTGGTTACCCACTACCAGCGCCTGCTCGATTACATCAAGCCTGATTATGTTCATGTTTTGTCGGACGGCAAAATTGTCAAAAGCGGCGGCCCAGAATTGGCGCAAGAGCTGGAGGCGCAAGGTTACAGCTGGCTTGCAAAAGATCCCGTTGCCGAGGTGAATGCCTAATGAATGCTTGGCTTGAAACCACATTGGCCGGCATAACACCGCAGGATTGGTTGGCGCCCAAGCGTCAAGCGTCTCTCGCCACCTTACGGCAAGCGCGCTGGCCCAATCGCAAAGTTGAGGCTTGGAAATACACGCCAGTTCGCGCCTTGGAAAAGTCACATTTTAGCCAAGTGAGCGCCGATGCGGTTGACGCTTTGCCGGTGATCGAAGGCTTGGATAGCATCGATATCTTGCTGCAAGACGGTAAGCCAGTGCTGCCCGCCACGCTGCCTGCCGGTGTCAGTATTACCTTGTTATCCCAGCCATCGGTGATGGGGCAACAGCTTTTTTGCGGCATCAAACCCGAGCGCCATGTGTTTGGTTTGCTCAACGATGTGCTAGCCAATGATGGCCTAGTGATTGATATAGCACCGGATTGTCAGGTCGAGCGACCGCTGCGTATTATTTATCGGGTGACCGAAAATGCTCAGGCCCATGGCCGTGTTTTGGTGCGTGTTGGCGCGCGCTCGAAGGTTAGCGTGATCGAGCAAGCCGAGGGTTCGGGCGCTAGTTTTAGCACCCACTTTGCCGAGTATCAGATTGAGGCGGCAGCCGCGCTCGAGCACTATCGGTTTGCCTTGCAAACGGGCAGCGCATTGAACGTGGGCGGTTGTCATTTTTCCCTCGCCGATAAAAGCGCGCTAAATTCTACCTTGGTGGGCTTTGGTGGCGAGCTGGCGCGTTTGGATGTGGATGTTATCCACGCCGGCGAGTTTGCGCAGGCGAAAATGAATGCCATTTACTTACTAGACGGCAGCGAACTGTTCGATTTACACACCACCATTGAACACGCCAAGCCCAACGGTACCACCGAAGAAAACGTGCGTGGCATTGTCGCAGACAAGGCCAAAGCGGTTTTTAACGGTCGCATTCATATTCATCGCGACGCGCAAAAAACCTTAGCGGAATTAAACAATCGAAATTTATTATTGTCTGACGGTGCGGAAATTAATACCAAGCCCGAGCTTGAAATCTACGCTGACGATGTGCGCTGCGCCCATGGTGCAACAGTGGCCGAGATCGATAGGCAGGCTTTGTACTATTTGCAGACCCGTGGCATCAGCCGGGCGCAAGCGCAGGTGATGTTGAGTTTCGGTTTTATCAATGAGCTGGTCGACGACATGCCGAATGAGGCCTTGGCCAATTGGTTGCGGCCGCAATTGCGCGATCGCTTTGCGCGGATGGACGTGAAATGAGTTTCGATGTTGAAGGTGTTCGCGCCCAGTTTCCTATTTTAAAGCGGGAAATAGATGGCAACCCACTGGTGTATTTAGATAACGCGGCAACCACGCAAAAGCCGCAGTGTGTTATCGATACGCTGGTGGAGTACTATTCTAATTACAACAGCAATGTGCACCGCGGCGCGCACCGCCTTGCCGATGAAGCGACGACGCGCTACGAGGCGGCGCGCGATTGTGTGGCTGGTTTTATTAACGCGCGCGCGCGTCAGGAAGTGATTTGGACCAGCGGCACCACCGAGGCGATTAATATTGTCGCCCACGGCCTTGCCAAGCAATTGCAGCCGGGCGATGAGGTAGTGGTCACCGAGATGGAGCACCACGCCAATATTGTTACTTGGCAGCAGGCCTGTTTAAGCAGCGGTGCCGCCTTAAAAGTGGCGCCTATTTTTGACAGCGGCGAGTTAGACCAAACGGCATTCGAGCAGTTGCTCACTAATAAGACCCGCTTGGTGGCTTTTCCCCATGTGTCGAATTCATTGGGCACTGTGAACCCTATTGTGGCCATGACCGCAAAAGCAAAGTCTGTTGGCGCGCTGGTGTTGATCGATGGCGCGCAGGGTATCGCTCACGGCGGTGTTGATGTGCAGGCTATCGGCTGTGATTTTTACATAAAAATCACAGCCGATAGCCTGCACATCAACACCGCCGTGAGCGATACCCTGCGCGCCATCGATCAACACCAGCGCGCCAACAGACTTTGCTTTTGCGGTCATGGCCACAATAGGGTTCACAGTGCCCAATGAATTCGACACATGGG
This window encodes:
- a CDS encoding PAS domain-containing protein, with the translated sequence MSDSESPRETLGYLSLSFADLTKASPEEMRAQLERYNRIFHGSGCGFWEWNLDTNQLYWEGRFWDGLGYDAEVRSSMTSASDMFNFVHPDDVAVIEAAVQSHVIHGAPYSAEYRIRKADGDYAWTQTRGSSRRAADGKVHFLSGVNVDITELKETAARLTESEARHERIIEASNDGIWEWNREDKTLDFSNRCWQQLGYEEHDEVLTRGRNRLQLWYELMHPEDVSRFKDTLATHISQGVPFDIEYRMKAVDGRYRWIKGRGSASLNAAGEVVSMAGSNMDITLIKEAEERVMQAKEAAERANRAKSEFLSSMSHELRTPLNAIMGFAQLFDYDNNLTSEQQENVREIRKAGSHLLQLINDVLDLAKIESGKLTLSLEPVLPARVVRECVQLVQSLADSRAIKMSVDFRKWSGTYIHADSVRLKQVLLNLMSNAIKYNRMGGSVEVVFYMSDEENVRIGVRDSGYGIPEVKRKEMYQPFNRLGAEGGKIEGSGVGLVITRRLMEMMGGTIDFESRVGHGTTFWLTFKKSTQQDAVPFNVTNTPLARAELNISKPHRVLYIEDNPSNIRVIRQFCQRFDLLQLEVAEEAFFGLYKARTFLPDFIILDINLPGMDGYEVLEVLKADPQLADIPVIALSANAMSFDIERGRKAGFFEYLTKPVDINALILTLNRLVR
- a CDS encoding inositol monophosphatase family protein, with product MEPMLTIALRAARKAGELIERALERVEFVAIETKGQNDFVTEVDRAAEKEVIYHLRKAYPDHNMRGEESGLSIGKSGDSDYEWVIDPLDGTTNFINGIPHFAISIACKRKGVLEHALVYDPMKREEFTASKGKGAMLNGRRIRVSSRRGLEGGLIGTGIPFNGWALEHIDPYLAAVKEIAGQTAGIRRPGAASLDLAYVAAGRYDGFWEMNLNEWDIAAGVLLIKEAGGLISDFKGGNSYMDTGNVVCGGPKVFKPLLQIVGNHMGHIGK
- the trmJ gene encoding tRNA (cytosine(32)/uridine(32)-2'-O)-methyltransferase TrmJ, whose amino-acid sequence is MPDKTEDWFQQVRIVLVNTKASGNIGGAARAMKNMGLSNLWLVEPREYPSAEATWRASNATDVLDGAQVVATLAEAIGDCGLVIGTSARGRSIPWPIKTPREAAGQVAAEARQHKVAIVFGREDRGLTNEELQACNLHLHIPANEDYSSLNLATAVQVICYELRMMMLEQRDGKAPHFDDWDQPPANSNELEHYYTHLQETLERLDFITHDNPRQTMTRLRRLFNRARLDQMELNILRGILTATQNYIYHTDRKVAALKAGGEGDGPEKH
- the iscR gene encoding Fe-S cluster assembly transcriptional regulator IscR, with translation MRLTTKGRYAVTAMLDLAMHMQQGPTSLADISKRQEISLSYLEQLFSKLRQSELVTSVRGPGGGYRLSRDADDIFVAQIIDAVNESIDATNCGGSGNCQNGKVCLTHNLWSDLSMQIHQFLNSISLSALMQRHDVRAVCTRQDAENEAQSLVLSELAPQ
- a CDS encoding aminotransferase class V-fold PLP-dependent enzyme, which encodes MKLPVYLDYAATTPVDPRVADAMARCLTMDGMFANPASRSHIYGWQAEEQVELARRQVAELLRADPREVVWTSGATESNNLALKGVFEALNFQGHLITTAVEHKAVIDPAKWLEARGVAVTYLMPGTDGRISVEQVQAALRPDTRLVSVMHINNETGVVNPVAEVGALCRAANVLMHVDAAQSAGKIALDVSALQVDLLSLSAHKFYGPKGVGALYVRRAIAQQVKPQIHGGGHERGLRSGTLATHQLVGIGEAARLCVEQQQVDAERTARLRDQLWQGISTLPAIARNGSTEWLSPIHLNVNFGALDGETLLLSLRDIAVSSGSACTSASMEPSYVLKAMGLSDAQAHSSVRISLGRFTTAEDVQRAVAHIVDVVGALQPVHG
- the sufB gene encoding Fe-S cluster assembly protein SufB, which gives rise to MTEQIDKALKREYEAGFVSAIESETFAPGLDEDVIHRISAMKGEPEWMLEWRLKAFRSWQEMEEPEWAHVVYDKINYQAISYYSAPKSMKDRPKSLDEVDPELLRTYEKLGIPLLEQQMLAGVAVDAVFDSVSVVTTFREKLAEAGVIFCPISEAVQSHPELVKKYLGSVVPPKDNYFAALNCAVFTDGSFVYIPKGTRCPMELSTYFRINEQNTGQFERTLIIADEGSHVSYLEGCTAPQRDENQLHAAVVELVAMDDAEIKYSTVQNWYPGDENGKGGIYNFVTKRGICHDRAKISWTQVETGSAVTWKYPSCILKGDDSIGEFYSVALTRGKQQADTGTKMIHLGKNTRSTIISKGISAGRSNNSYRGLVRMNPGAHGARNFTQCDSLLIGDKCGAHTFPYVESRNPSAIVEHEATTSKVSDDQMFLCQQRGLDAEKAVSMIVNGFCKEVFKELPMEFAVEAGKLLEISLEGSVG
- the sufC gene encoding Fe-S cluster assembly ATPase SufC; this translates as MLSIKNLHARVEDKTILKGLELEIKPGEVHAIMGPNGAGKSTLGYVLSGRPGYEVEQGSAELNGQNLFDMETEERARAGVFLAFQYPVEIPGVSNLEFLKASVDAARKARDEAPLSSAEFLKLARVACKQVNLPVEFLKRGVNEGFSGGEKKRNEIMQMILLEPTLCILDETDSGLDIDALKVVAEGVNSQRSEKRSFIVVTHYQRLLDYIKPDYVHVLSDGKIVKSGGPELAQELEAQGYSWLAKDPVAEVNA
- the sufD gene encoding Fe-S cluster assembly protein SufD codes for the protein MNAWLETTLAGITPQDWLAPKRQASLATLRQARWPNRKVEAWKYTPVRALEKSHFSQVSADAVDALPVIEGLDSIDILLQDGKPVLPATLPAGVSITLLSQPSVMGQQLFCGIKPERHVFGLLNDVLANDGLVIDIAPDCQVERPLRIIYRVTENAQAHGRVLVRVGARSKVSVIEQAEGSGASFSTHFAEYQIEAAAALEHYRFALQTGSALNVGGCHFSLADKSALNSTLVGFGGELARLDVDVIHAGEFAQAKMNAIYLLDGSELFDLHTTIEHAKPNGTTEENVRGIVADKAKAVFNGRIHIHRDAQKTLAELNNRNLLLSDGAEINTKPELEIYADDVRCAHGATVAEIDRQALYYLQTRGISRAQAQVMLSFGFINELVDDMPNEALANWLRPQLRDRFARMDVK
- a CDS encoding aminotransferase class V-fold PLP-dependent enzyme — protein: MSFDVEGVRAQFPILKREIDGNPLVYLDNAATTQKPQCVIDTLVEYYSNYNSNVHRGAHRLADEATTRYEAARDCVAGFINARARQEVIWTSGTTEAINIVAHGLAKQLQPGDEVVVTEMEHHANIVTWQQACLSSGAALKVAPIFDSGELDQTAFEQLLTNKTRLVAFPHVSNSLGTVNPIVAMTAKAKSVGALVLIDGAQGIAHGGVDVQAIGCDFYIKITADSLHINTAVSDTLRAIDQHQRANRLCFCGHGHNRVHSAQ